The following nucleotide sequence is from uncultured Draconibacterium sp..
GAGCGTTAAGGGGGTACGGAATTCGTGCGAAATATTGGTAAAAAAACGTAAACGCAACTGGTTTACCAACTTAACTTTTTCGTTCAGTTCAATCACTTCGTCGCGCTGTTTCGAAATTTGCTGGTTTTGTTTTTCCAGCTCTTCTTTTTGTTCCTCAATTTTAAAAGTTCGTTCGCGTACCTGTTGTTCGAGTTTGCGTTTTTGCTCTTTCAGAAACTGGGTTCGGTAACGAATGTAAAGAACTACCATTGCGGTAATAAAAAGTATAGCCAGTAGTTGAAACCAGGCCGTTTCCCAAAACGGTGGAACTATGGTAATGGTAAGTGCCGTGTAATTTTCCGACCAAATGCCATCGCTGTTGGCCGCTTTTACTTTAAAAACATATTGTCCGCCCGAGAGGTTGGTGTAGTTTGCAAATCGCCTGTTCGACGATACTTCAACCCAGTTCTGATCCACGCCCTCCATTTGGTAGGCATATTTTATTTTGCCGGGTTGAAAATAGTCGAGTGCCGAGAATTCGATGGAGAAAACGGCATCTTTGTAGGACAGTACTATTTCTTTTGTTTCGCTGATTGGCGCATCTAAAATAACTTTCGAGTGATATTTTTCGCCAATAATAACCGGTTCGCTAAAAACGGAGAACTGGGTGAATACGGGCTTTGGAATATTAGGGTACGATGCAAATTCGGAAGGATTAAAATAGTTTAGCCCCTTTATTCCTCCAAAATATAGGTTTCCCTGCTCGTCGGAACACGAAGCCGACCAGTAAAACTGATCGCTTAAAAGGCCATCGCTCGAGTAGTAATTCTGAAAGGTTTCGCTCTCCGGATCAAATCGCGACAATCCGTTATCGGTTGATATCCACAAATTTCCTTGTGCATCTTCTTCTATGGAGTAGGTTACATTATTGCACAAGCCATTTTGTTCGGTGTAATTTATAAAGCCGCCATTTTCGGTGTATTTGCAAATGCCGTTTCCGTAGGTTCCAATCCATATGGTGCCATCGTGCGATTCGAAAAGAGAGATGACGTAATTACCTTTTAGTGATGATGAGTCGGTTGGGCTGCTTACAAATTTTTCAAAATCAATTTGTTCGGTGTTTTCGTTGAAAGCCAGTAAATGCGAGCGGTTAAAACGATACAGTCCATTTTCAGTTCCTACCCAAACCCGGTTGCGACTATCGGTAAGCAAACAGCCAATTTCGAGTGTTTGATCGATATTCATTTTCTCGTGAATGCGCAAAAACGAATCATCTTCAGGATCGTAAATATCAAGTCCGCCACGGGTTCCTACCAAAATATGCTTATCGTCGAGATATTCAAGACTTGAAATAAAACTGCTGCTCAAACTTTTTGGATCGTCGGGAGTATTTACCAGTACTTCGAAGCGGTTTTGCCGTTCGGCCAGCAATTTGTTTAATCCTCCGCCCCATGTTCCAACAAGTAAATGGTTTTGGTAATCGCGAATAAACGATGTTACAAAGTTGCTGTTTATACTTTGTGGATTTTCATCCGATTGCTGAAAATGAATGGTGTTTCGGCCATTTCTGCTAATGCGGCTAACTCCGCCACCGGCTGTTCCAACCCACAAAACGTCTTTTTCGGTAAAAATGGAGTTAACGGTATTGTGGCTTATTGAGTTTGTGTTTGCAGCTTCGTGGGTGAGTGCATTAAATGGCTTCTGATAGGTGTTGTAATGGTTAATTCCTCCCTTTTCGGTGCCAATCCAAATATTTCCCAGCTCGTCGGCGTATAGCGAATTTACAAAGGGATTATTCAGGTATTCTCTCTCTTCGCTGCTTGCAGGCAGGCTCGAAAATGTTTGCGAAACCGGATTATAAAAGTTTAAACCGCCCAGGGTTCCAATCATTACAGTTCCATTTCGGTCTTCAATAATATCATAAACTGCTAAGTGGTTCAGGTCGTTTGGGTTGTTGTTATCGGCTCCGTAATAGGTTAAATTAAGTGTGCCGGCATTAAAATAGTACAAACCAACATCAATTGTACCCAGCCAAATGTTTCCTTTTCGGTCGGCATGAATGGTTTGGATGTGTATCCCCTCAATATCGGCCATGTATTCATAAAGTCTTTCCCAAACGGGTTTGGGTTTTCCACCCGAGAGGTTAATAACCGATAATCCGTTGTTGGTGCCGGCCAGTAAATGATTATCGGGTAAAAGGCATAAATGATTTACATTTTTATCGGTAAGCTGGTTTTCAAAAACCGATTCAACCGACGTTATTGTTTGTGCGTTGTTTTCAATTTTCCAAATGCCGTTTCCGGCTGTGGCAACCCAAATCGTATTGTCTTCGTCGTTTATAATATGAGTGATCGAGACAAATCCCAGTTTTTCAGTTAAAAGCGGAACTTCAACAAATTTAAGCATTGAATAATCAAAAAAAGCGAGACCTTTGTTGGTGCCCACCCAAAGATTACCGTTTTGGTCTTCGCAAAGTGTTTGTATAAAATTTCCTGGCAGCCATTTTTCCTGCTGGCTCTGGAAGATTTGAAAAGTGTAACCATCGAAACGACAGAGTCCGTTCCAGGTTCCAAACCACATAAATCCGTTGCTGTCTTTTAAAATACAGTCGATGGTGTTTTGTGGCAATCCTTCGTTTGTAGTCAGGTAGTTTAGGCGCGGTTGTTCTAAAATGCTACTTTTTTGTGCATTGGTGCTTAGGCAAATACGAAAAACAAGAAGGAAAAAAATACCGTATTTGATAAACTTTAGCATAAGTAGAGATTCGCGTAAATTGTTATCTACAAAACTATGGATTTAAATGAGATTGGGCAAGAAGCTGGTAAGTGCGTGTGTTTTTAAATATATGTGCAAGTTTTTAAGCCATATGTCTTAATAATACTTTACCAATAATTCTGGAAAGGTGGGAGTATATTTTAATTTTGATACATCGTGTTCAATGTTCGTTTTCAATAGATTAGTTGAACAGGAAAACTAAAACCTTAACTAAAATGGAAAACTTCGGAAAGAACAACAGTCGCCGGAATTTTATCAAAAAAACCTGTCTGTCCGGATCGTGTTTATGTGGCTTCTTAACTTTTGCGAATGAAAGTGGAGCAGAAGAACCAACCGATTCAGGGAAATTAATGATGCAGGAGTGGATTTCTACCCTCTTAAAAAGTATCGATGATAACACGGAGGTTTCGCAACAGATTTTGAAGAATTGTGCGCAGGTACATTTTCAACATCTGGAAATGGAAAAAGTGTTACAACCGTATAAAGGCGAGATTGAAAAATTCAACGCATTTCTTGAAAAGGAGTGGGGCTGGAAGATTGATTACGATAAAAGTACCGGTGTTTTACTGGCCAACGAAAACAAGGATTTCTGTGTTTGCCCGATGGTAAATCAGGAAAAAGGAGTGGACTCATCAATTTTGTGTTATTGCTCCGAAGGATTTGCCGAACGAATGTTTTCGTTTGTTTCTAACAAGGAGGTTAAGGCAGAAGTAATATCATCTATTCACAGGGGAAATAATACGTGCATCTATAAAGTGCTGTTATAATCATATTAAGAATTGCATTGTAACGAATATGTGCAAGTTTTTTACCGATTTGTCCACATATTACTTAAAACTGTCTCCTCAAAAAATAAGAGTTTGTTTTACTTTTGTTATAATGCGCTAAGCGTTTGTGTTGTCAATAAATTCAATAAAAATATGAAGAACTTAAAACTACTATCTGTCGCAATTTTCTTTGCACTTTTTGCATGTAACAATCAGAAACAAGTGGAGCCGTTTGCCAAAGGCGAGTTTAAAACCTGGGCCGAAACGCCACCAATGGGCTGGAATAGTTGGGACTGTTACGGACCAACCGTTGAAGAGCACGAGGTAAAAGCCAATGCCGACTACATGGCCGAGAACATGAAGGATTACGGCTGGGAATACATTGTGGTTGATATTCGCTGGTTTGTGGAGAACGACAAAGCCGGTGGTTACAACCAAACCGATCCAATTTATGTAATCGATGAATACGGACGTTACCAACCTGCTGTAAACCGTTTCCCGTCGGCTGCTGATGGAAAGGGATTTAAAGAGCTGGCCGAGTACGTGCACGGTAAAGGATTAAAGTTTGGTATCCACATTATGCGCGGAATTCCAAAAGTGGCGGTTGAAAATAAGTTGCCGATTTTAGGAACCGACGGTATCACTGCCGATCAGATTTATTCTACTGAATTGCAGTGCCCGTGGTTACGAGATAATTATACCATTGTTGCTGATAAGCCCGGTGCCCAGGAATATTATAATTCGATTATGAATATGTACGCCGGCTGGGGCGTTGATTTTATTAAGATCGACGACTTGTCGCGCCCATACCACCAAGGAGAAATTGAACTGATCCGAAACGCCATCGATAATTGTGGCCGCCCGATTGTTTTAAGTACATCGCCCGGTGCAACACCAATTACAGCTGCCGACCACGTAAAAGAGCATGCCAATATGTGGCGAATGGTCGACGATGTTTGGGACTCGTGGTGGCATTTCGACCACCTGATTAAAGTGACTGAACAATGGTATCCGCACATTGCACCCGGAACATGGCCTGATTGCGATATGATTCCGTTGGGACGTATCTCAATTCGTGGCGAGCGTGGCGAAGATCGTATGACGCGTCTTTCTCCTGATGAGCAATACTCGTTCATGACTTTGTTTACCATTTTTAAATCGCCACTAATGTTTGGCGGCGATCTGCCAAGTAACGATGATTTTACTCTTTCGTTGTTAACCAATGAGGAAGTGTTGAAAATGCACCGCGAAAGCACCGATGTTAAGCAACTTTTCCAGGATGAAAGTAAAGTGGGTATCACGTCAAAAAATCCAAATACCGGAGAAGTTTACCTGGCACTGTTCAATATTTCTGATGGCGAAGAGCCGTTAAATGTGGGTGTTGGACTTTCAGAATTAGGTATTGATGGCGAATGTTCTGCCATAAATATGTGGACTGGAGAAGAGCTTGGAACATTCTCCGGAGATATTAGTAAGGAGCTCGCTCCTCACCAAAGTATTTTGTTGAAACTACAACAATAATTAATTTTTAAAATGAAGTATACAGCGTTATTCATATTGTTATTTTTTGCCCTGAATTCATGTGTTAAAGAAATAGATAATTCGCCGGTCGGGTATTTTAATCTCAGTGATGTAAAATTGCTCGATAGCGAATTCAAAAACGCGCAGGAGCTGGATAAACAATATCTGTTAACGCTTGAGCCTGATCGTTTGCTGGCTCCGTTTTTGCGCGAAGCCGGTCTTGAACCAAAAGCTGAAAGTTATCCGAACTGGGAGAATACCGGTTTAGACGGGCACATTGGCGGACACTACCTCACCGGATTGTCATTGATGTTTGCAGCTACCGGCGATAAGGAAATCAAGGAGCGATTGGATTACATGATCTCCGAGTTAAAACGCTGCCAGGATGCCAACGGAAACGGATATATTGGTGGTGTGCCAGGTGGGGAAACCATGTGGAAAGAGGTGAAAAGTGGCGATATCAGGGCTGGAGGTTTCGACCTGAATGGCAAATGGGTGCCGCTGTATAATATTCATAAAACTTTTGCAGGACTGCGCGATGCGTGGTTATATGCCGGAAGCGAAACGGCTAAACAAATGCTGATCGACATGACCGACTGGATGCTGGATTTGGTGTCCGGGTTAAGTGATGAGCAGATACAAACCATGCTAAACAGCGAGCACGGTGGTTTGAATGAGACTTTTGCTGATGTGGCCGAAATAACCGGCGACGAGAAATACCTCGAATTGGCCAAAAAGTTCTCGCACCACGTCATTCTTGATCCTTTAATTGAGCATCACGATGAGCTGGATGGCAAACATGCCAATACGCAAATTCCTAAAGTAATCGGTTATCAACGCGTTGCTGAACTGGATGGCGACGCCAGCTGGGCAGATGCTTCATTGTTTTTTTGGGAAGACGTTGTGAGCGATCGCAGCGTTTGTATCGGAGGAAACAGTGTTCGGGAACATTTTCACCCGAAAGACGATTTTTCAGGAATGATGAATTACGTGGAAGGCCCCGAAACCTGCAACACCTACAACATGCTGAAGTTGACTAAAATGTTGTACCAGGACAATGGCAACGACAGCCGTTTTATGGACTATTACGAAAAGGCTTTGTACAATCATATTCTGTCGTCCATCAATCCCGATAATGGCGGGCTGGTTTATTTCACGCCCATGCGCCCGAATCATTACCGCGTGTACTCGCAGCCTGAAACCAGTTTTTGGTGCTGTGTAGGTTCCGGTATCGAAAACCACGGGAAATATGGCGAGATGATCTATGCACATTCCGATGAGGTTTTGTATGTTAACTTGTTTATTCCATCGGTTTTAAACTGGGAAGAAAAAGCAACCGAGTTGGTTTTGGAAACTCAGTTTCCGGACGATGATAAAGTTTATCTGACCATCAATCCGAAAGAAACAAGCGATTTTGAATTGCATCTTCGTTACCCATCATGGGTGGAGGAAGGTGCTTTGAAAGTGCTGGTAAACGGAAAGGAAACAAAATACAACGTATCTGAAAATGGTTATGCTGTTCTCCACCGTAAATGGAAAAAAGGCGATAAAGTGGAGGTTGTTCTTCCAATGAAAATTACACTGGAACAAATGGAAGACGGCGGTAATAATTATGCTTTTGAATATGGACCGATCGTGCTGGCAGCAAAAACCGGCACCGAAGACATGGACGGTTTATACGCCGATGCAAGTCGGATGGGACACGTGGCACAGGGCAAAATGATTCCGCTGAAAGACCGCCCTGTAATTGTGGCGTCTGTTGATAATCTGCCATCGATGCTGGATAAAGAAGACAGTGATAAGCTGGCTTTTAAATTGCGCGGTTTATATCCCAAGGAATACGAAAGCGGCCTGGAGTTATTGCCGTTTTACCGTGTGCACGATTCACGTTACAACATTTACTGGCCGTGTGCAACCGAGGACGAACTGAGCGATATGATCCGCGAAGTGGAAGAGGCGGAAAAAGCAAGAATTGCCTTAGACAAAATTACTGTGGATAAAGTGGAGTGCGGCGAACAGCAACCGGAATCGGATCACTTTATAAAGTTTGAAGGTTCGTGGACGGGCTACTGGAACGATTCGCATTTTAGGGAAGCAAACCAGTGGTTTAGTTACAACCTGAAAAATACAGACACAAAAGGCCGCTTTTTATACCTGAAATACTTTGATAAAGAACCGGCACGTTCAACCGAGATTTTGGTGAACGATATTTCTGCCAACGAAATAGAATTGAATGGCGAAGAAGGCAACGATTATCAGGAAAAGGTAATTGCGATTCCGGAGAGCGAAACCACTAAAAAAGAACTGATTCTGAAAATTGCAGCAACAAATAAGCATAATACCATGCAGCTTATCGAAGTGCGATTACTCACGAAAAACGAAATTCCATAATCATCAGCTTATCGAAAAACCTTAATTATGAAGACCAACATTATAACCTTTTTTTTGCTGTTTCTGGTAACGGTATCGTTACGTGCCAATGAGCCTGATTCAGCATATGTATTTTCGTACACATGTGGAAAAAATTACAATACTGCCGGACTGAATTTTGCCTGGAGCGTAGATCACGAAAACTGGCACGCAATCGGCCCTGAATTCCGCTTTTTGGCAAGTGATTTTGGAACCTGGGGTGGACAAAAGAAAATGTTCGACCCGTTTTTGTTTCAGGATAAAGATGGCTTGTGGCATTGCCTGTGGACACTGAATGAGGACATTCAACAGTTTGCACACGCAGCTTCAACAGATTTGTATAACTGGAAACGCCAGTCGTACCCCGAGGTAGTTGAAGAAGGAGATGTGACCAACATTGAAGTTGGATTTGATGAGCAAAACAAAGTGTACACAATCACCTGGATTAACGAAATCAACGGTACTAAAAGGATATTTAAAACCACAACGAACGATTTCAAAACGTATTCCGAAACAGAGTATGCGAGTGAAGCTGACCGTTTGAATTTGCGCGAAACCGTTCGTATTGATGGTGAAGAGCAAACTGGTGTGATCAACAAATTATCGTGGAAAGAAATTGATGCCCTGATAAAATGGAATGAATGGAGCCGTTTTCACGAACAGCAACGAGCTGATAATACTTCGTTGGATGCAGAACGTTTTAAGAATTTGAAAACTGTAGACGCCGAAATCTCGGTTCTTCCCGAAAAAAGCAAAGCCATCAGCGATATGTTGATCGGGATATTTTTTGAAGATATTAATTACGCCGCCGATGGTGGTTTATATGCCGAGTTGGTACAAAACCGTGGATTTGAATATAAGCTTTCCGACCGAAAAGGAAGCGACCCAATATGGAGCGCTAAAAAAGCCTGGAGTTTATCGGGTGACGGAGCACTTTTTTCCATTGATTCGCTTGCACCAATTCATGAAAACAACAAACATTTTGCAGTACTCGATATTGAAAAGCCGGGTGTTGGATTGGTAAACGATGGCTTTAACGGGATCTCTGTTAAGCAGGGCGAGAAATACAACTTCTCCGTTTTTGCAAAAATGTTGGATGGTGCAAAAAATAATTTGCGTGTTGCGCTGGTTGACGAGAATGGTGATGTGCTGACGGAGGTAAAAACAAAAGCATTCTCCGGTGATTGGAAAAAGCTGGAAGCACAATTGACAGCAACAAAAACCACGGCAAAAGCAAAATTGCAGGTCATTCCGCAGGATGCCGGGAAAGTGGCTTTAGATATGATTTCCCTTTTCCCTGAAAACACTTTTAGAAATCACAAAAATGGTTTACGTGCCGATCTGGCGCAGGCAATTGCCGATATGAAACCACGATTTGTACGTTTCCCAGGTGGTTGTGTGGCGCACGGCGACGGACTGGAAAATATTTATCACTGGAATAATACTGTCGGACCGCTTGAAGCGCGTGTTCATCAAAGAAACATCTGGAATTACCATCAGTCGGCCGGACTGGGATATTTCGAGTATTTTCAGTTTTGTGAGGATATTGATGCTGAACCCTTACCTGTGTTGGCGGCTGGCGTTCCTTGTCAGAATTCATCGTGTGGCGGACACGGTCAGCAAGGTGGAATACCGATGAGCGACATGGGTGATTACATTCAGGAAGTGTTGGATTTGATTGAATGGGCAAATGGCGATAAGTCCACTGAGTGGGGAAAAGTACGTGCCGAAGCCGGACACCCGGAACCGTTCAACCTGAAATACATTGGCATTGGAAACGAAGACCTGATCACCGATGTTTTTGAGGAACGTTTTACCATGATATACGATGCGGTACGTGCGAAATATCCTGAGATTACCGTAATCGGAACAGTTGGCCCGTTTTACACCGGAACCGACTATGTTGAAGGTTGGGAGTTGGCGACAAAACTTGAAGTTCCGATGGTTGACGAACACTACTATCAGCCGCCGGGTTGGTTTATTCATAACCAGGATTATTACGATCGTTACGACCGAAGCAAATCGAAAGTGTACCTCGGGGAATATGCAGCGCATTTACCGGGCCGTCCAAATAATATTGAAACGGCACTGTCGGAAGCTCTGTATTTAACAGCTGTTGAACGAAATGCCGATGTGGTTACCATGACTTCATACGCGCCCTTACTGGCAAAAGAAGGTTTTACGCAGTGGAATCCGGATTTGATCTATTTCAACAACGAGGAAGTGCATCCAACCGTTGGATATTACGTGCAGAAACTCTACGGAAACAACTCCGGCGATTCATATATTCCGTCAGAAATCAAACTTTCGGACAACAGCGAAGCAGTGAAAAAACGTGTTGCCATTTCGGTAGTAGAGGACAGCAAAACCAGCGACCTCATTGTAAAACTAGTGAATCTGCTTCCGGCTGAAGTTGATGCAGCTATCGATCTTTCTGGTTTCAAAATTACCGGTTCAGAAGCTGTATTGTCCGTTTTAAAAGGAAAACCGGACTCAAAAACTGCCAAACCAGTGGAAAGCAAAATAAGCGTGTCGGACGAATTTGATTATACACTTCCGGCCTATTCTTTTTCGGTGATACGAATTAAAAATCAATAAAATAAAAATCAATGAGACTCACTTTCCCTATTGCAATTCTTTCTTTGTTCTTTTTGATGGGCTGTTCAACTCAGCCGAAAGAAACAAAACCGGAGCACGCAGAATATCCCATAAACGGGGTGTCGTTTAGCGATGTTCAGGTGAATGATATTTTTTGGTTGCCAAAGATTGAAACCAATCGTAAGGCAACGATACCGGCGTCTTTTCAGAAATGTGAAGAAACCGGTCGCCTCGAAAATTTTCTGATTGCCGGTGGCAAAATGGAAGGCACTGTGCGTGGCGACATGCCCTTCGACGATACCGATGTGTATAAAATTATTGAAGGTGCATCGTATTCGATGACAACGATCCCCGATCCGAAACTGGACGCGTATGTTGATTCGTTAATTGATATTATCGGCATCGGGCAGGCAGAAGACGGTTACCTGACAACCTGGAAAATTATCGATCCTACGCATTCACCTGCCGAATGGTGCCCTCCGGGAGAGCGCTGGGAAGGACTGGCCTGGAGTCACGAACTCTACAATGCCGGGCACATGTACGAAGCTGCGGCAGCACATTATCATGCCACCGGGAAAACAAACTTCCTGGATATTGCCACAAAAAATGCCGATTTGCTGGTTTCTGTTTTCGGAGCCGATAAAAATCCGCAGGTACCGGGTCATCAGATTGTTGAAACCGGACTGATCAAACTTTATCAGATCACTGATAAAAAGGAATACCTCGATTTGGCCAAACATTTTCTCGATTTCAGGGGAGACAGCACCAAACGCGAACTTTGGGGGCCTTATAACCAAGATCATATTCCGGTTGTTGAACAGGATGAAGCTGTCGGACACGCGGTTCGTGCAGCTTATATGTACGCCGGAATGACGGATATTGCTGCCTTGTACAAAGATGCAGCTTATGAAAATGCTGTTGACCAACTTTGGGATAATGTGGTAAATAAAAAGATCTATATCACCGGAGGAATTGGTTCGAAACACGAAGGAGAAGCTTTTGGCGAAAATTACGAACTACCTAACCTTACTGCCTATAATGAAACCTGCGCTGCCATTGCCAATGTGTATTGGAATTACCGTATGTTTTTATTGCATGGCGATTCAAAATATATCGATGTGTTGGAGCGTAGTTTGTACAACGGAGTAATTTCGGGAGTGGCACTCGACGGAACGAATTTCTTCTATCCAAACCCGCTGTCGTGCGATATGCACTACCATTTTAACAGCGGTGGAAGTCTTACCCGCGAACCCTGGTTCGATTGCTCTTGCTGTCCTTCAAATATGTGTCGTTTTATGCCTTCGGTTCCGGGATATATTTATGCGCAAAAAGACAATGATATCTACGTGAACCTGTTTGTTCAGAGCAGCACTTCAGTAAAAATGGCCGATGCGGGCGTTAAAATTGATCAGGAAACAAAATATCCGTGGGATGGAAAGGTGAAGATTTCGGTATCGCCTGAAACAGTGTCACAGTTTGCAGTGCGTGTTCGTATTCCGGGATGGGCACAAAACCAACCGTTGCCGGGCGATTTGTATAGTTACGCCAATGCTCCGACTGCAAAACCTGTAATATTGGTAAACGGCGAAAGTGTAAGCTATGAAACTGAACAAGGTTATGCTGTGTTAGATCGCGAATGGAAAAGTGGCGATGAGGTGGAATTGAGTTTGCCAATGCCGGTACGCACGGTAAAAGCCAGCGAGCTTGTTAAGGACGACCAAGGAAAAGTGGCCATTGAAAGAGGCCCGATTGTGTACTGTGTGGAAGAAAAGGATAATCCTGAAATTGGATCGATCCAGGTATCGGAAGAAACACAGTTTGAGAGCAATTACAATGCTGATTTACTGGCTGGAGTAGAAGTGATAAAAGCATCAGGTAAAACAAAAAAAGAAACTTTTACGGCTATTCCTTATTACGTTTGGAATAACCGCGGAGCCAACAAAATGGATGTTTGGCTTTCGAAAGTGGATTAGATTTAGCTGAGATATATCAAGTTGAAAAGCCCGTTAACATCAAGATAACGGGCTTTTTTGTTTGTTATGCCAACAATTTTTATTTTTAGTTGTTTGGTGTAAAACAAAAATTAGAAGCTATGAAGAAGATCTTTCAAACAAAATTAAACGATACAAGTGTTCACTTTTCGCTGTTGCTGCTACGTTTGGCAACAGGAGGTTTTATGCTAACCCACGGATTCCCAAAATTACAGCGTCTGTTAGCCGGCGAAATGCAATTTGGCGATCCACTTGGATTAGGACCCGAAGTTTCATTGGTACTGGCCGTTTTTGCCGAGTTTGTATGTTCCATTCTTATCGTGCTTGGTTTAGGAACACGACTGGCCGTAATTCCATCAATTGTAACTATGGCCGTAGCAGCTTTTATTGCACATGGTGCCGATCCGTTTGGCCGCAAAGAGTTGGCTTTACTGTACCTGGTGGGCTATATTGTTTTACTGCTGTCGGGTAGTGGAAAATTTTCGGTTGATCGTTTCATCAGCCGAAAGTAAAATCCATTTTCGATTTTATTATCCGGCTATTTCGTTCGTTAAAGCGTGGGATAGACACTTAGTTTATTTCTATTGCTTTCTCTTTATTTAATCTGTTTGTGGACTTATAAAGTTTGTAATTCATAAGTTTATATTTATTTTGCCGAAAGAACTTATGGAGGAGAAACAGAAATACCTGCTGAAGAAGCTGAAGTCGGGGGACGAGGGAACCTATATTTCGCTTTTTGAAGAGTATTATGTTGGTTTGTGCGCTTACTCCAGAAGGTATGTGGGGAGAAAAGATATTGCTGAAGACATTGTTTCCGAAACATTTTTCAAGATTTGGGAGAATCGGAAAAAACTGGAGATCACCGGATCGATAAAATCCTATTTATTTCAGGCGGTA
It contains:
- a CDS encoding DoxX family protein, with translation MKKIFQTKLNDTSVHFSLLLLRLATGGFMLTHGFPKLQRLLAGEMQFGDPLGLGPEVSLVLAVFAEFVCSILIVLGLGTRLAVIPSIVTMAVAAFIAHGADPFGRKELALLYLVGYIVLLLSGSGKFSVDRFISRK
- a CDS encoding glycoside hydrolase family 127 protein; the protein is MRLTFPIAILSLFFLMGCSTQPKETKPEHAEYPINGVSFSDVQVNDIFWLPKIETNRKATIPASFQKCEETGRLENFLIAGGKMEGTVRGDMPFDDTDVYKIIEGASYSMTTIPDPKLDAYVDSLIDIIGIGQAEDGYLTTWKIIDPTHSPAEWCPPGERWEGLAWSHELYNAGHMYEAAAAHYHATGKTNFLDIATKNADLLVSVFGADKNPQVPGHQIVETGLIKLYQITDKKEYLDLAKHFLDFRGDSTKRELWGPYNQDHIPVVEQDEAVGHAVRAAYMYAGMTDIAALYKDAAYENAVDQLWDNVVNKKIYITGGIGSKHEGEAFGENYELPNLTAYNETCAAIANVYWNYRMFLLHGDSKYIDVLERSLYNGVISGVALDGTNFFYPNPLSCDMHYHFNSGGSLTREPWFDCSCCPSNMCRFMPSVPGYIYAQKDNDIYVNLFVQSSTSVKMADAGVKIDQETKYPWDGKVKISVSPETVSQFAVRVRIPGWAQNQPLPGDLYSYANAPTAKPVILVNGESVSYETEQGYAVLDREWKSGDEVELSLPMPVRTVKASELVKDDQGKVAIERGPIVYCVEEKDNPEIGSIQVSEETQFESNYNADLLAGVEVIKASGKTKKETFTAIPYYVWNNRGANKMDVWLSKVD
- a CDS encoding alpha-L-arabinofuranosidase C-terminal domain-containing protein, producing the protein MKTNIITFFLLFLVTVSLRANEPDSAYVFSYTCGKNYNTAGLNFAWSVDHENWHAIGPEFRFLASDFGTWGGQKKMFDPFLFQDKDGLWHCLWTLNEDIQQFAHAASTDLYNWKRQSYPEVVEEGDVTNIEVGFDEQNKVYTITWINEINGTKRIFKTTTNDFKTYSETEYASEADRLNLRETVRIDGEEQTGVINKLSWKEIDALIKWNEWSRFHEQQRADNTSLDAERFKNLKTVDAEISVLPEKSKAISDMLIGIFFEDINYAADGGLYAELVQNRGFEYKLSDRKGSDPIWSAKKAWSLSGDGALFSIDSLAPIHENNKHFAVLDIEKPGVGLVNDGFNGISVKQGEKYNFSVFAKMLDGAKNNLRVALVDENGDVLTEVKTKAFSGDWKKLEAQLTATKTTAKAKLQVIPQDAGKVALDMISLFPENTFRNHKNGLRADLAQAIADMKPRFVRFPGGCVAHGDGLENIYHWNNTVGPLEARVHQRNIWNYHQSAGLGYFEYFQFCEDIDAEPLPVLAAGVPCQNSSCGGHGQQGGIPMSDMGDYIQEVLDLIEWANGDKSTEWGKVRAEAGHPEPFNLKYIGIGNEDLITDVFEERFTMIYDAVRAKYPEITVIGTVGPFYTGTDYVEGWELATKLEVPMVDEHYYQPPGWFIHNQDYYDRYDRSKSKVYLGEYAAHLPGRPNNIETALSEALYLTAVERNADVVTMTSYAPLLAKEGFTQWNPDLIYFNNEEVHPTVGYYVQKLYGNNSGDSYIPSEIKLSDNSEAVKKRVAISVVEDSKTSDLIVKLVNLLPAEVDAAIDLSGFKITGSEAVLSVLKGKPDSKTAKPVESKISVSDEFDYTLPAYSFSVIRIKNQ